From one Lolium rigidum isolate FL_2022 chromosome 4, APGP_CSIRO_Lrig_0.1, whole genome shotgun sequence genomic stretch:
- the LOC124649044 gene encoding probable periplasmic serine endoprotease DegP-like, with protein MYDDLDESVWETIKKAQGDIKAKLARRRAWPTLNTLMIRGFKCVLDDPNLVPDREPARKAVLYAAQSVVGLTSTIDGKPLARCCGFWVHWDEKNKIGTVLTTSRLICTKSSSMNAWLGQEKYDIDAEVLVHLRGNTTEKAHLQYLQKHYDLAFFGVKVDQPVHILLYNDGVKHADKVFELGRDESSFLRISHGVVKNSKPNLLQRYHYMHVDGADLHAKYGKGGPLIDFDGKIVGMVNGNTRGSFMPSSILVKCLQLWRKFQCIPRPHLGMKFWSMKFVDIALAENILYMCNVDDGLIVKEVSEGSLAEKLGIRDGDVIRCVNGKHISTTVELENLLLGICEDESGNLNSKVYVELWVFHIRKSLWRNRTLTVNVSDEGEVVAKGARYPFGSPSGPTGTPGSMQT; from the exons ATGTATGATGATCTCGACGAAAGTGTATGGGAAACAATTAAGAAAGCGCAAGGCGATATCAAGGCAAAGCTAG CTCGCCGCAGGGCATGGCCCACGCTTAATACACTCATGATTAGAGGTTTCAAGTGCGTGCTTGATGATCCAAATTTGGTCCCTGACCGTGAACCTGCAAGAAAGGCGGTGCTTTATGCTGCTCAATCTGTGGTTGGACTTACATCCACTATTG ATGGTAAGCCGCTAGCACGATGTTGTGGTTTCTGGGTTCATTGGGATGAGAAGAATAAGATTGGCACGGTTTTGACAACATCACGTTTAATTTGCACCAAGTCGTCGTCCATGAACGCCTGGTTAGGACAAGAAAAGTATGATATTGATGCTGAG GTTCTTGTTCACCTGCGGGGTAACACCACCGAAAAGGCCCACCTGCAGTATCTTCAGAAGCACTATGATTTGGCCTTTTTCGGTGTTAAAGTAGATCAGCCTGTCCATATACTGCTTTACAATGATGGTGTGAAACACGCTGACAAAGTTTTTGAGCTTGGAAGAGATGAGAGTTCGTTTCTACGGATAAGCCATGGTGTGGTGAAAAACTCGAAACCAAACTTGCTTCAGAGATATCACTATATGCATGTAGATGGTGCAGATCTACATGCTAAG TATGGCAAGGGAGGGCCACTCATTGACTTTGATGGAAAAATTGTGGGAATGGTCAATGGCAACACGAGAGGGTCATTTATGCCATCTTCCATTTTAGTCAAGTGCTTGCAGCTATGGAGGAAATTTCA GTGCATCCCTCGGCCTCACCTTGGAATGAAGTTTTGGTCAATGAAGTTTGTAGACATTGCCCTTGCTGAGAATATATTGTACATGTGCAATGTTGATGATGGCCTCATTGTTAAAGAG GTGTCAGAAGGCTCTCTCGCTGAAAAACTTGGAATACGAGACGGTGATGTTATCAGATGTGTTAATGGAAAACACATCTCTACTACAGTTGAG TTAGAGAATTTGTTGCTCGGCATATGCGAGGATGAGAGTGGCAACCTTAATTCTAAAGTGTATGTTGAG CTTTGGGTATTTCACATACGCAAGTCTCTCTGGAGAAACAGAACATTAACTGTAAATGTGTCTGATGAAGGTGAAGTTGTTGCCAAAGGAG